Genomic DNA from Vicia villosa cultivar HV-30 ecotype Madison, WI unplaced genomic scaffold, Vvil1.0 ctg.000089F_1_1, whole genome shotgun sequence:
GGCTGTTTACGGTGGCCTCAACGGCGTGTTTGACTGCTGCCCGGAAAAGCAGCGCTTGGCAGCCCCAAGTGTTAAGAAGGCTGAAAATTATGTGGAATTTGTCACTCCCGTTAAGGATTCAAATCTTCGTGTGGAGATTCTTTACATCAAGGATCCCTACTATTGATGCTTTGCTCTATAGAGGAGTGGATAATATCTCTTGTCCGTCGTGTGTTTTTTGTGGGAACGAATCGGAGTCGTTGTACCATTCTTTCTTTTCTTGCAATGTTTCCTTGAAGGTGTGGGAGAAGATCTATGGGTGGTTAGGGGAAGATGTTCTTttttcctttgaagagttcttagAGTTTGACGCTATCCAGGAGAAGACAAAGGGGGCTGCAGTTAAGGTGAAGATTAATTCGATTTGGATGACCTTGATTTGGAGCGTTTGGATTATGCGTAATTCCATTGTTTTTGATCAAGCATCCTTTTGTTTTGATATGGTGGTTTACAATGTAATGTTTTTTTCGTGGAGTTGGCTAGCTAGATTACATTTGaactcttctttctcttccttttaCGAGTGGTACAAGTTACCGCTTATCTGTTTTCCGAATTTGTAATTTGTTCGATTGGGTTGCACCCCTGGTGCGATTTCGTAAtcaattgcttatttaaaaaaaaataactgGAGGAAGAAAATGGTGGGACTGGTGTGTATACTCAATAGGCAATATgcattcaatcttgatctttattAAAAATGCACTGCAGCTAAACTCATGTAattgtaatgatttgattaaaatttgATGTGTGTGCTTCAGGTATATTGTTGATgtgttttttgatgtttttttgtaTAAGCAAGGATTATATTAAAAAGAGAACCTAAGTTCTCGAAACAAGATACAACGACTCCCGGCTAAAAAACTCGGGGAGAAAAATTATACGCCAAATGCTTCTTACGACAAATAGTAAAGAGGGAGCCTACTAaactcgtaaaaattacaattgggttGTATAATTTTATCCACAAAAGCCCAACGCCAAACTAACGCTTTTATCCCCCAAACTATATCATAAATATTCCAAGTATCTCCTCTGAAAACGATACCATTCCTAACCGTCCACAAATGTGTTTTTTGATGTGTTTTTGTATTTAAGTGTAGGTTATTATGGATCTCTGATCTGAattattataagattataatatattgaaacttttaattttattgttaaattaataatttataattccaacaataaaatattttcttagtTGACAtttatttgaaaatcaaatgatatTCGGTAATTAATAGCAAAGCACCGATATCTTAGTAGACATTAAggtttttacattttaattcaaTAAAGTCGTAATTTTGTTAGTCCCGATATTTTAGATGGTTGAAGGATAATGCTGACGGAGAATTAGTTAAGGGTcaattttgtttataatttaatatattactATCATATTTAAGggtcaattttttattattatttatttagaacTGAAATTTCAAGATACCATAGAGTGTAGATATTCATTTAGAACTGAAATTTCAAGATATCATAAAGTGTAGATATTCATTTAGAACTGAAATTTCAAGATACCATGGAGTGTAGATATTCATTTAGAACTGAAATTTCAAGATACCATGAAGTGTAGATATTCATTTAGAATTGAAATTTGATGGGGAGCCCTGTTATAAATTTTAAGTTTGGAAAAATTGACTAATATCTAATAAAagattatgttatttaaattagaaaattgattatattattttttatcaacgagatatgaagttactaatcaaaatattttttaacgggacatgaagttccttaatgttgattattaattttaattcaaaaaattttatattaaaaaatatatatctgaaatgggacatgaagttattgatcaaaatattgatcatTAACGggacatcaagttactgatcaaaatacttttttaattatacctttaattattatttttttcacagataaacagacattttttattaaaaaatatatatctgaaataaatgcgcATCCCGTACCAAAACTTGTTCGAATGCacgattttaaaaattataaccaTCAATATTAATTGgagaattatataaatttttttagaaattaagATAATAAAGTAAGTGTAACTTTTGAAAATATGTTAATTCGTTACGACTAATATTAATTGgagaaatataaaattattaaagaaattacaATAATGTAGTTCGAGtaaaaatgtcaaaaattaataaataattgttAACTTATCTATTTTGAAGGCTGTGATAGAATTATAATAATGTAATTAAAAAGACAGTATTATGATTATTATCGTAATAGTGTTTTctacaaataaaaatttattataaaattattacaaaattcttttttttttttttgaataagcaATTTTATTAAAGGGAGAacaaagggttctccaacccactTACAAAAAGACAAGGGAAACAAAAAACCGGACCACAAGAAAAATTACAAAGCAAGTACCATTACGAGAGGAAATATAAGGGTTCCTTTGAGAACTCGTAAAACGAGAAGTTGGAATGAGTAATTTTCCCACAAAAAGTCCACTTCCACACCAACATCTTAATATTTCAAACTGTGTCATTAACACTCCACCCATCCTTCCGGAAACACAACCCGTTTCTAAGCAACCAAATGGTCCACGTGGTCGTCAATTATTACGAAATTCACTTAATATAAATCATACTCtatcatttcaaaaaataatgtaattaaatattcaattaatttataaattttataaaacccAAATTATTTTAAGGGATAAATATATGATATTCAATCTAACTTTATTTTGTGAGAAATCGATAGAAGAAAATATTGTATAACTATAAAGAGAAGAATACATTGCATTCTTTTTTTGTTCAATATGTCAATTTATGCGCTCTTCTCGCCACCTTTACTTAGTAGCAGTTCGTCCCATAATTCGTTAGTTGAAGGAAAACTCTCATCGTAGTTTATTCTTTCCTATTAGAGTTGTCTCTAAATTGAATGCTTATAGTGATGTCGATTGGACAGGGTGTCCTGATACTTGATGATCtgtcactggttggtgcatgtttcttggttcttcattgatctcatggaaaagtaagaaacaagtgAGAAtctctaaatcttctactgaatctgagtatTGTGCCATGTCTTCTACTTGTTATGAAATAATTTAGCTTCGTGGTTTTTTTGGTGAATTTggatttcctcaaatagagtcaacTTCACTTTATGCAGATAATACAAGTGCCATCCAAATCATTGCAAATCCTGTTTTTCATGTACGCACCAAAAATATCTAAGTTGATTATCACTCAATCCGTAATGCATATGATGATTGACTAATATCACTTACTCGTGTTAGTACTCAATTGCAGGTTGGAGATATTCTTACCAAGGAAGTTCCGCGTTTACGTCATCCGTTTGTAAATTGATGCTCATTGACCAACaacatcaatttgaggggggatgtGAATAAGAATCCGTTTGTTCCTAGAATAAAGGAAACAAATCATAAATTGATTTTCTCtcattaaatgtaattatttagtataattacaTGTATATCTTTGTAACCTCTATGTATACAAGAAATAACAATGAGAAATGGATCAAGCTAAGAATTATCGACCGTCTCTACTCCCTTATGTTGCATATAAATTCTAATAGTAAATCTGGATAGCTACCACAACATTAATTTGTTTCATATATAGATAGAGTTTCTACTAAGTTGTATGATCCTCTTGTCATAATTTCAAGATTTAAGAAAAATGAATAAAGATATTGCAAACAAAATGTATTTGAgattataaaaattaaagtaaaattgGAAAAATGAATGCCAaatgttttaatttaaatataaatatacaaATTCAGGTTTTGTAATCCCAAAATATAGAGTAAAGTctaattttagtccctcacaaaaaatgtAGAGGTCATATatattagtccctgagaaaaaaaatctctattaaatcccttacaaaatttaatcgagtcatgttagtccctcaactaacatttttttaaaatcagtttttttcttacttttgaactgTGACTGGACTGCTAATaaagactcattttagtccctcacaaaaaaggaagagtccaaattagtccctatGAAAAGAAAAGGTCTATATTtagtcccttacaaaatttaatcaagccatgttagtccctcttttaatttattttttcaaatcgatttttttttaaattgtgactgtactccctattttactactgttgaattgaaattatttatgaaaggattgtagataaatcatcgcgatatgatcagtgcattttgatgcacgttcctttatgtttgtacttaggcatttatatggtttggtttgtttatttttctattttattgtgtttttatatttgagtttatttttattgttatttgattttcgtacttaTTTTTCAgttttagcagtctgcactaaaacgatcataactggagttccaggaatccgattgaggcgttctaataatcgccggaaagctaagagagagagctacaactttcgtgttggagtcaaagtcagattcgcaACGCATATTTTCCATATTTTCGTTTTAAGTTGCAgccttagtttattttaattatgggTCATTAGTTTTAGGCCTGGGTTATgtctgtttgacccagttgggttatgacccgaattcttgtttctctctagtacctaggtctggccgtagtGTTATTTGTCACCTTACACTATTCACGAAAAATCGAAGCTTTGACGAATGGCTATGGAGAACTAATCGCTTTTGGTTAATCTTCCGTATTCAGGTTCCTAAACtatgagattaatataattttgcattATAATTCCAATTCCTTCAATTCTACTTTGtgtttatcatttgcttaatctgattattcgtagagtagattgtttggttcgattgatttatgttttccaatttacttgcgttttatcgttgcttaatcgttaatccgctgtatgcttaaccgaatgcttaattcaGCAAAGGGGAAATATAATTCTGATAATGTTGTTGCGCTTGTTGATTGATGTTATAATCGAACAGGAATGGAATCCACTTAGGATAGTGAaattataataatcgatgattggtaggaactgaatcggtagattggcttatcccataatcacttatttttacAACAGCTTAttcttataatcacttattttaatcacttacTTTAATCACTTTTTCACTCTGCTATTATTTTATCGATCCTAAACCAAACCCCCCTTAATCGATTTTGATTAGTTAAtataatacaagaatccttgtgagaacgatattcgagttgacGTTACCGCTAAACCACCGTTTTACAAAATACTTGTTTTTGATCCGCACGCGACAGCGGATCACGATACCACGacgttcttttctttgtttggtttattataaggcttatgggtgggtgactatggtttttgttgttatgtattcttgtgtattaggtgtcgttattgttttacttgttaatgatcttttaggaaggtttagttttgttactaaggtgatttaggataatttcttgcttttgtaaataatacttgtggcgaaagtaatacacatggtatgttggaagaaaattggtttataccatatcagttaagttttgatgataacaaagtgtttaatgaacaattaggtaCACTAAAATATGTTCAAGTGTAAATGATCATTAGTCAAAGAATTTATCGGACTCTGACTCTGATAGGACCATATGAAGAGAAGCTTGAGGCTCAAATTATGAAAGATCAGAATATGATTACTCAAATTTTGAATGATAAGACTCTGAAGACCATGTGCAAAGGAACTCAACCTCTGACCCGTACTCAATTTCTGAAAGCAGGTCTATCTTGTCAAGTCCAGTCATAgtttaaaaatacgaaaaaaattgtttgaaaaacatattaaaagagggactaacgtggctcaattaaattttataagagattaaatagacctttttttttctcaaggactaatttggactctcccaTTTTTGTGAGgaactaaaatgggtcttcactggtggtccagtcacggttcaaaagtaaaaaaaaacggtttgaaaaaaatattagggACTTTTTTTTCTAAGGGACTAATCAGACTTCTACaaattttgtgagggactaaaatgagacTTCACCCCAAAATATATTACCACGGTTGATAATCTGAACCTTAATAAAAagcatttatttaaattaataaacaattaaGACGACTAGATAGGAGTTACTAATTATGTTGATTTAAAGATATAATATGTTACAATTTTGTAGTAGTGACATTAACACTATAAATTTGAAACTAACTTGGATAAGTAGACTAAATTTGTTGAAATTTAAAAACATTTGAAAGTATATGATACAAATATCAATCAATGTCTTAATAAattatgaatataatatttttaaaatttgtacaTAATACGATTTATTTTACCTATAAATTAGCAATAATTTACCTATTAAATATatcaaaaataacaaatatactaactaattaataaatatattgatGATTATCATAAAAGTATTGAATATATTTATGTGTCTTTAATATCCAACCGTTAtaattatttcataattttttttaaaatttatttaattatgttttatatgGTGAATATATGAATTTGAGTTTAATTACGATTATGATATCTTTAGATTTTATAATAGAATGATATTAGAAATAGTTTAATTATtgaattgatttttctttttaactttaaatagtaattttttattataattatgtcAAAATATTCTATAAAATTATTGTTATGGTTTTCTTTTAGAATAATGTTTGTAACAAAGCAAAATTAAACTATAATTTTACTCTTATCAATGTTAAAAATCATAACGCTTGATCAtttaatattttcaaactttgatatattttttcttttttaaaattaaataaaaaaatcattttcgcCGCACAACGCGCAAGTCAAAGTCTACTAATGTTGATTTAAAGATATAATATATTACAATTTTATAGTAGTGACATTAACAATTTATAAATTCGAAATTAACTTGGATTCAAAGTTGATAAGTAGATTAAATTTGTtgaaatttagaaagatttgaaaGTATATGATATTCAACCACATCAGTGTATATTGACGTATTACcaaatgattattaaaacaaatatcaaTGAATGTCTAAATTATTGGAAGTTTTATATACAAAATAGTATTGCAGCCCTAACCAATTGATTATGTATTCTAGAGACAGTTGACACTTTAACAATTTAAAAGCCGCAGACAGTTTTCAGTTATTTAATTTAAAGGCGGTTCCTATCATAAGCGACTAGGTTACAAGAGAACCATTTCCTCCGTATTAGCCAGATACCATGTCTCTACTCCCTTCATGTTGCCTATAAATTCTAATGACACATCTGAATAgctacaacaacaacatacatctCTTTGTTTCATAGATGGAGTACTTTTTGCTAAGTTCTATGATCCTCCTATTTCTATTACCATTCACTCTCTATTTTCTACTTTCTAAATGCACTAAAAACATGATCAAACTTCCACCAGGACCTACTCCTCTTCCTCTTATAGGAAACCTCCATCAATTAGGAAAAAAGCCACACAAATCCTTAGCCAAATTAGCTGAAATTCATGGTCCACTCATGAGTCTAAAGTTAGGTCAAGTAACAACCATAGTTGTATCTTCACCCAACATGGCCAAACAAATACTCCAAACACATGATAATCTCTTATCTAACAGAACCGTTCCTGGTGCTGTAAAAGTTCATGACCACCACAAATACAACATTGCATTCTTACCAATTGCACCTCTTTGGAGAGAGTTAAGAAAACTATGCAATAATCAATTATTCTCTAACAAAACACTCGATGAGAGTAAGGGAATAAGACTTGAGAAACTGAAAGATTGTCTCAACGATATTAACCAAAGTAGTCTGGTTAACGAAGCTGTTAATATTGGAGATATGGTTTTCAAGACATCAATTAATTTGTTGTCAAATACTATTTTCTCTGTAGATTTGGTTCAACCTGGTGAATCAGTTGGAGATTTCAAGGAGCTAATTGTGAATATATTGAAAGAGTGTGGAAAACCAAACATTGCTGATCTTTTTCCTGCGTTAAATATGTTTGACTTTGATCTACAAGGTATTAAACGCCGTAACGCTGTTCATGCTCAGAAGGTTTTTGATATCTTCCAACGTTTAATTGATGAAAGATTGAAGCTGAGGGAAGTACAAGGTTTTGACACAAACAATGACATGCTAAGTAAGTTGCTCAACATTGCTCAAGACAACAGCCAAGAAATGAGCATTGCCAAAATCACACATTTATCTCTGGTACTTTCCTATCTCTTTGACATTAAtagtacataaatataaataaatgttgtttAGGAATTCCTTGACTAACCGTTGACactcatttgattttatcagactTTATTTATTGCTGGTACGGAGACAATTTCAGCTACTCTAGAATGGGCAATGGCAGAATTGCTCAAAAATGAAAAGCTTATGTCAAAAGCAAAACAAGAGTTGGAACAAATCATTGGCAAAGGAAAACCAGTTGAAGATTCAGATATTGTTAAGCTTCCTTATTTACAAGCAATATTAAAAGAGACATTTAGATTACACCCTTCCGTTCCATTTTTACTTCCTCGAAAAGCCAATGCAAATGTGGAAATTGATGGCTACACAATCCCAAAAGATGCACAAATTTGGGTCAATGTGTGGGctattggtagaaattcaagtgTTTGGGAAGATGCAAATTTGTTTTCACCAGAGAGATTCTTAAATTCTGAAATTGATGCTAAAGGTCACAATTTCGAGCTTCTACCATTTGGTGCTGGAAGGAGAATTTGTCCTGGTATACCGTTAGCGACAAAGATGTTACATTTGATGTTGGGTTCATTTATCAATTGTTTTAACTGGAAATTAGAAGATGGAATGAAAGTAGAAGATATGAACATGGAGGATAAGTTTGGACTATCATTAGAAAAGTCTCAGCCGCTAAGAGTTGTTCCGGAAAGAATATGCAATTAGGGCTATTTGAAATATGTTTAGCAAacactatttatttatttgtttgttgtaATAATACTGTTTGAATTTATTTGTAGAAATAGGGATTTCATTGTTTGAAATAAGTAACATATTccgtttgttttttttatactcTTTGAatcattttataataaaattatttagtttcaagaaattcatattaaaaaaatattaatgtaatttagaaaaaaaattatatggagATTCCTTTTagctaaaattttattattattattattattattattattattattattattattattattattattattattattatttctattattattattttactttttatttttgagaATAGCAAAGAAGACTAttacaatattatattttttataatatttaaatttaaataagtaaGTTATGTTTTAAACATAGATATATTTGTAAAATAGATGGacaaagagaaataaaaaaaatgaaattaggGTTGAGCAAGATTTGCTATCAAGCTGACACGTAAGCATAGAGATAGGTTTGaggctagggttgtcatcatgacaaccttagatttatattaagtagattagtCATAAgtgtaaattatattattatatattatgtaTATCTATTTTgcttaaaaatatacaaaatgtgTGATCGTATTCGACACAcaaaaatacaatcacaacaTGGTATTTAGAGCTGGTTGACCCACTGTCTTCTAGaaaatttgttttttcatttCTACAAAATATCGGCCATTCACCGCAATGCACGAACGCACCACCACACCCGACAAATTTTCTGGTAAAGCAACCATACCGTTGGCATCCTCTCCTTCTAATCAACTGGTACCCAAAATCGTCGTCGCTATCCTACTTACAACACTCCCTCACGCATCCTCTGCCACCTGCGTATGAATCTCACGTGTTGCCCTACCCTCCGCGCGTGACAGTGCGCCCCACTGCCTCTGTCGCCGCCTTTTTCGCCCTCGGCATCGCCTTTTTATGCTCTTTCTAGATATGCTATCGGTTTTTCCATCCAAGAAACCAAAAATCATGGGAGAGACCAATTCCGTAAATTTTATGAAGGTTCCACTTATTCCGTGTGGGAAACTCACCGGAACAGCAAACTATAAAATATGGGCTGGTGTGGTCAAAATGTGGTTTAATGGTCATGAAGATCACTTAACTACAAAATCAGAAAATATTACCGCCGCCAAACGCGATAAATTGAAAAAACAAATGCTTCTCTATGCATTGTGTTATGGTTTTCCATATCAACTAATCTTCAAGCACAATACTGTAGTGGAGAAAAATTAAgaccaaagtcattgattgacttgactcattattttagtgaaagtcaccaccgcgctttattgtttccaaaggaaaatggAAAGAGAGAAACAAAACCCAAAGAAGCTTTTTCtttaatcaaaactaataaaacaaagcagagatcttaggtacgaggGTTTATCATGCAAGGGGAAGATGTTAGAACCCCTCACATCCTtggtactccacaagaacctttttgaaaatctatgtAAAAATAGTTGTGTGCAAAAGAAAGTTTGTTTGGTTTTAAAATTATGCTCGGAAAGACattgcatcttgtgcctacatacctcctggAGACAATGGAGAAtttagagcatttgtagttcttcTCAATGGAGAATTTAAGTTGGAGGAAGCTTTGAGAGTTTCACAAGAGCAAATAAGAGTTACACAATGACTAGTACTATGGAAAACACCTATGATGATGGTTGGAAAAGGGATACAACCACGTGAGAACAACCGTTGTAATGATAATtacaaattcaaagaaaaaattaataaaagtcTCATAAACATAAAGTTACCTAGTAATGATATGTTTCATCTTAGGTTCTAGTGGTATGTTTAACGAACACAATGTAGTTACCATATTCATCCAAAGAGATATGATAATCAATTGAAAATATTCTCTGAATGAATAATACATGCATATATAGTTAGTATTTGTAAAACATGAAAACTAACTATAATAGATAaccattaatttaaaattattcactTATGGAGGAATGATGCTAAGTAATATTCTTTCCCACCCGTTATCTCAGATGTTAAGAAGTCTTCAATGTTTTTTGGAGTATTACTTGTAAATCATACTCTAACTAGATTCAACAATCTATAAGTATCCGATTTATTTAACTTTATAGAAACATGGTGACTGTACCTAAatggttaaataaaataaaaaaaaaacgtgaGAAATTACAAAactacaaaaacaaaaaaacaaatgtaATGAGATATACTTACGTGCCACAATCTTGTATTAGCCCTAAGTCCAACCACTTCTATCCAACAATCAAATCATTAATATCTTTAGGATGGACTATGAATTTCTCTAACCCCTCAAAATATGGATCATGTTGTAGCGCAAGAGTAAACAACTCATATTTATGGCGCATAACGGTACTTAACATTTTGGCATGTTATCCTTCAAATGGACTCAACAATCCGTTATTGAACTCGTGACCAGTGGGGCAGGTTGAACAACTCCCTTTTATTCTTGCTTCACATACAATATTTCTAGCAAGCAATTGATCATCCTCATTATCATATTCATTTGTACACGGTTGGACAATACCACTTATTCTCTATATCATAAAAAACTCAGGAACACATAACAAAATTAACATAATATTCTAACATATATGCacacaaaaaattttaaaaatattctcaCATACCGCATATAACTCTTTTATGTATTCCACTTTTCTCATGTGAGTTTCCCGCTCCACCTCTAACTTCTCtggattttttttgttgattatcaATCTTCCTCGGTAACTCTTCTAACGTTTCATTTTACGTCTATCCGGTGGTTATTATAGATGAATCAAAATAATCTCTCAGACCGATGTTATCTCCAACACCTTGGACACGCCCACCGTGCTCATTTGTTCTGATGACTTTTACTAATATGTCACGTCGTGGTTCTGGAACAAAGGAACTTTCACGGGTCAAGGCTACCAACGAATCCTATACAACATGATAAGACATACATTGTTAACAACCAAAGCAATTTAAACAACAATT
This window encodes:
- the LOC131623890 gene encoding geraniol 8-hydroxylase-like yields the protein MILLFLLPFTLYFLLSKCTKNMIKLPPGPTPLPLIGNLHQLGKKPHKSLAKLAEIHGPLMSLKLGQVTTIVVSSPNMAKQILQTHDNLLSNRTVPGAVKVHDHHKYNIAFLPIAPLWRELRKLCNNQLFSNKTLDESKGIRLEKLKDCLNDINQSSLVNEAVNIGDMVFKTSINLLSNTIFSVDLVQPGESVGDFKELIVNILKECGKPNIADLFPALNMFDFDLQGIKRRNAVHAQKVFDIFQRLIDERLKLREVQGFDTNNDMLSKLLNIAQDNSQEMSIAKITHLSLTLFIAGTETISATLEWAMAELLKNEKLMSKAKQELEQIIGKGKPVEDSDIVKLPYLQAILKETFRLHPSVPFLLPRKANANVEIDGYTIPKDAQIWVNVWAIGRNSSVWEDANLFSPERFLNSEIDAKGHNFELLPFGAGRRICPGIPLATKMLHLMLGSFINCFNWKLEDGMKVEDMNMEDKFGLSLEKSQPLRVVPERICN